From the genome of Manis pentadactyla isolate mManPen7 chromosome 18, mManPen7.hap1, whole genome shotgun sequence, one region includes:
- the ANKRD34C gene encoding ankyrin repeat domain-containing protein 34C, with amino-acid sequence MMDDDPKLRTEGNSLLKAVWLGRLRLTRLLLEGGAYVNESNDKGETALMVACITRHVDQQSASKSAMVKYLLDNRADPNIQDKSGKTALIHACMRRAGGDVVSLLLENGADPSLEDRTGASALVHAINADDKDALRHLLDACRAQGKEVIIITMDKSSSGTKTTKQYLNAPPSPKVEDRHSPPLCTSPSDIELKTPGLGCLPREKEGDFFSLQAGHPGGGNTSKALNEPGSPTRKGGNLKRAHLPRLKRLQSEPWGLIAPSALAASVRQDETQGGGTDGVIKSISDVCFPKREPLSRTNSTDGQDPTLFPTVSGQVLKMPASAAPGSWKAAYEKGPASHQGPARRGTLPGDQEKGGISPSGPSALSAPASLKQLESDLYNLDLQPGADQLNSTSLESGRGLSDRKRLNGSHVSLSHSSREALDAVPSSSPSFVRRRPLHLLERRASGTLLLDRLPHTRPGFLPPLSVNVSPPLLDIRSGSKSSPLASGLKSMVPAAPSSPKRVGLRGKTLLRRHSMQVEQMKQLSSFEEIMT; translated from the coding sequence ATGATGGACGACGACCCCAAGCTGAGGACCGAAGGGAACTCGCTCTTGAAGGCCGTGTGGCTGGGGAGGCTCAGGCTCACCCGGCTGCTCCTGGAAGGGGGTGCTTACGTCAACGAGAGCAACGACAAGGGGGAGACAGCCCTCATGGTGGCGTGCATCACCAGACACGTGGACCAGCAAAGCGCCAGCAAGTCTGCGATGGTCAAGTACCTGCTGGACAACAGGGCGGACCCCAACATTCAGGACAAGTCGGGCAAGACGGCCCTCATCCATGCATGCATGAGGAGAGCGGGAGGAGACGTGGTGTCCTTGCTGCTGGAGAACGGGGCGGACCCCAGCCTTGAGGACCGCACTGGGGCATCCGCTCTGGTCCACGCTATCAACGCAGATGACAAGGATGCACTGAGACACCTCCTGGATGCTTGCAGAGCCCAGGGCAAGGAGGTGATCATTATAACGATGGATAAATCCTCTTCGGGCACCAAAACCACCAAACAGTATCTCAATGCCCCTCCTTCACCCAAAGTGGAAGACAGGCATTCACCCCCCCTGTGCACGTCTCCCTCAGATATAGAACTGAAGACTCCCGGCCTGGGCTGCCTACCCAGAGAGAAGGAGGGTGACTTCTTCAGCCTCCAAGCAGGGCATCCGGGTGGTGGAAACACCTCCAAGGCCCTTAATGAGCCAGGGTCACCCACCAGGAAAGGCGGGAACCTCAAAAGGGCCCATCTGCCCCGACTGAAGAGGCTCCAGTCTGAACCCTGGGGCCTGATCGCGCCCTCGGCGCTGGCAGCCTCCGTGCGCCAGGACGAGACCCAGGGTGGCGGCACAGACGGCGTCATCAAGAGCATCAGTGACGTGTGCTTCCCCAAAAGGGAGCCCCTCTCCAGAACCAACAGTACTGATGGCCAAGACCCCACCCTCTTCCCCACCGTCTCAGGGCAGGTTCTGAAGATGCCAGCCTCTGCAGCACCAGGATCCTGGAAGGCAGCCTATGAGAAAGGCCCGGCTTCCCACCAGGGTCCGGCCAGAAGGGGGACTCTCCCTGGGGACCAAGAGAAGGGTGGCATCAGTCCGTCGGGCccttctgctctctctgctccgGCATCTCTCAAGCAGCTGGAAAGTGACCTCTACAATTTAGACTTACAGCCAGGGGCTGACCAGCTGAACTCCACTTCCCTTGAATCAGGCAGAGGACTCTCGGATAGAAAGAGGCTCAACGGCTCCCACGTGTCTCTCTCCCACAGCTCCCGGGAGGCCCTGGACGCCGTGCCCAGCTCGTCTCCCAGCTTTGTGCGCCGCCGGCCCCTGCATCTTCTAGAAAGACGAGCTTCTGGGACTCTGCTGCTGGACCGGCTTCCCCACACCCGGCCTGGCTTCCTTCCACCTTTAAGTGTGAACGTGAGCCCGCCTCTCCTGGATATTAGATCTGGCAGCAAATCGTCTCCTCTGGCCAGTGGCTTAAAATCCATGGTTCCTGCGGCTCCAAGTTCACCAAAGAGAGTGGGCCTGAGAGGTAAGACACTCCTCAGAAGGCACTCCATGCAAGTCGAACAGATGAAGCAGCTGTCCAGCTTTGAAGAAATCATGACCTAG